The following proteins are encoded in a genomic region of Pagrus major chromosome 16, Pma_NU_1.0:
- the sos2 gene encoding son of sevenless homolog 2 — MQPQQIYDFSSDENSHKWRGLFVQALRKVQKQVHPNLQAKEDALQHIEELILQLLNMLCVAQPRSVQDVEERVQKTFPHPIDKWAIADAQSAIEKRKRRNPLLLPVDKIHPLLKEVLGYKVDYHVSLYIVAVLEYISADILKLAGNYVGNIRHYEISQQDIKVSMCADKVLMDMFDQEEDIGLMSQCTEEPSSSGELTYDDLVRLEIAEERQYLRELDLIIKVFRHHFLSNPKIFTSQDVEVIFSNILDIHELTMKLLGLIEDAVEMTADGSPHPLVGSCFEDLAEEQAFDPYETMSQDILSKDFHEHFNNLMARQTAGGYFQSVAEGFKEAVQYVLPQLMMVPVYHCMHYFELLQQLQERSEDQDDRECLKQAITALLNLQCSVERIYAKHQPRRKPGEPMYRLYSRQVRSKQLAIKRMNEIQKSIDGWEGKDIGQCCSEFILEGPLLRAGAKHERHNFLFDGLMISCKANQSSRLPGSGSGAEYRLKEKFVLRKIRIVDREDSVELRHAFELIGKDENCAVFCARTAEEKAAWMAALVTLQYRSTLDRMLDTVLQHEEQAHPLRLPSPEIYRFAVQDSEENIVFEDKVQSKTGIPLIKAGTVVKLIERLTYHMYADPNFVRTFLTTYRSFCKPQELLSLLIDRIEIPEPEPTEEDRQALWNGDQPMAAELQRFRKEYVQPVQLRVLNVFRQWVEHHFYDFENDPELRSRLEEYITSKIQLRGKSMRKWVESINKIIKRKLQTQSNGVSHNITFESPPPPIEWHICRAGHVESFDLMTLHPIEIARQLTLLESELYRAVRPSELVGSVWTKEDKEKNSPNLLRMIRHTTNLTLWFEKCIVETMNLEERVAVMSRVIEILQVFQELNNFNGVLEVVSAINSVPVYRLDHTFEAIPERKRKILEDAVELSQDHFKKYLAKLKSINPPCVPFFGIYLTNILKTEEGNPDFLKRYGKELINFSKRRKVAEITGEIQQYQNQPYCLKVEHEIRRFFENLNPMGNRSEKEFADYLFKMSLDIEPRHCRQPPRFPRKTMYSLKSPGIRPVRTSTSGTLKGHPVPLEREPPHKITFRSIAETETETSASSSVPTSPNTPTPPQSASSDLSSVFMDHDLSSSYGGSNSIFAPVLLPPSKFQSVSCGSLHHLGEEQLKPPPLPPRRKDAMSEAKLSSRSDSPPAIPPRLPPPLPRNQPRPLIYNGPPSDGPLPSPPPPPPRDPLPDTPPPVPQRPPEIFINYPLNLQPSPVGRYHWDFSSSPSSPNTPPSTPSPRVPRRSCPLSASQNSLCPLPITAPPVPPRHNSSPQLPKLPPKTYKRELPPPLQGLSLVENTDSSQ; from the exons GTACAGAAGCAGGTCCATCCAAACCTGCAGGCGAAGGAGGATGCCCTGCAGCACATCGAGGAGCTGATCCTGCAGCTGCTCAACATGCTGTGTGTGGCTCAGCCTCGCTCTGTGCAGGATGTAGAG GAACGGGTCCAGAAAACCTTTCCCCACCCTATAGATAAGTGGGCGATTGCAGACGCCCAATCAGCTATCGAGAAACGCAAGAGGAGAAACCCTTTACTTCTCCCCGTGGACAAGATTCACCCACTGCTGAAG GAGGTTTTGGGCTATAAAGTAGACTACCACGTGTCCCTGTACATCGTGGCTGTGCTTGAATACATATCAGCAGACATACTGAAACTAGCGGGCAACTATGTCGGCAACATTCGGCACTATGAAATCAGCCAGCAGGACATCAAGGTGTCAATGTGCGCAGACAAG GTGTTGATGGACATGTTTGACCAGGAGGAGGACATCGGCTTGATGTCTCAGTGCACAGAGGAGCCGTCGTCCTCCGGGGAGCTCACGTACGACGACCTGGTGAGACTTGAAATCGCAGAGGAGCGGCAGTACCTGCGTGAGCTCGACCTCATCATCAAAGTGTTTCGccatcacttcctgtccaaCCCCAAAATCTTCACGTCTCAG GATGTGGAGGTGATCTTCAGCAACATCCTGGACATCCACGAGCTGACGATGAAGTTGCTCGGTCTGATCGAGGACGCCGTGGAGATGACGGCCGATGGCAGCCCTCATCCGCTGGTGGGCAGCTGCTTTGAAGATCTAGCAGAG GAGCAGGCGTTTGACCCCTACGAGACCATGTCTCAGGATATCCTCAGTAAGGATTTCCACGAGCACTTCAACAACCTGATGGCACGGCAGACCGCCGGCGGCTACTTCCAG TCAGTTGCAGAAGGCTTCAAAGAAGCAGTCCAGTACGTCCTTCCACAGCTGATGATGGTCCCAGTATACCACTGTATGCACTACTTTGAGCTACTGCAG CAACTTCAGGAGCGCAGTGAAGACCAAGATGACAGAGAATGTCTGAAACAGGCGATCACAGCGCTGCTAAACCTTCAGTGTAGCGTGGAGCGCATCTATGCCAAGCACCAGCCTCGCCGTAAACCTGG TGAGCCCATGTACCGACTGTACAGCAGACAGGTTCGTAGCAAACAACTCGCCATCAAACGCATGAACGAGATCCAGAAGAGCATCGACGGCTGGGAGGGGAAAGACATtggtcagtgctgcagtgagTTCATCCTGGAGGGCCCACTTCTTCGAGCCGGCGCCAAGCACGAGAGAcacaacttcctgtttgatGGCCTGATGATAAGCTGCAAGGCCAATCAGAGCTCACGGCTCCCAGGTTCGGGCAGCGGGGCGGAGTACCGTCTGAAAGAGAAGTTTGTGCTGAGGAAGATCCGCATCGTGGATCGCGAGGACTCTGTAGAGCTGCGGCACGCCTTTGAACTGATAGGAAAAGATGAAAACTGTGCAGTTTTCTGTGCACggacagcagaggagaaagcGGCGTGGATGGCAGCGCTGGTGACTCTGCAGTACCGCTCCACTTTGGATCGCATGTTGGACACGGTGCTGCAGCACGAGGAACAGGCGCATCCTCTAAGACTTCCCTCCCCGGAGATTTACCGCTTTGCTGTGCAGGACTCTGAGGAGAATATTGTGTTTGAGGACAAAGTGCAGAGCAAAACAGGCATCCCGCTCATTAAAGCCGGCACAGTGGTTAAACTCATAGAGAGGCTCACCTACCACATGTATGCTG ATCCTAACTTTGTGCGCACGTTTCTCACCACATACCGAtcattctgcaaaccacaagaGCTTCTCTCCCTGCTGATAGACAG GATTGAGATCCCTGAGCCAGAGCCGACTGAGGAGGACCGACAGGCTCTCTGGAACGGCGACCAGCCGATGGCGGCCGAGCTCCAGAGATTTCGGAAGGAATACGTTCAGCCAGTCCAGCTCAG GGTTCTCAACGTTTTCCGTCAGTGGGTCGAACATCATTTCTACGACTTTGAGAACGACCCAGAGCTGAGAAGTCGGTTAGAGGAGTACATCACCAGCAAAATTCAACTGCGAG gCAAGTCCATGAGGAAATGGGTCGAGTCCATCAATAAAATCatcaagaggaagctgcagacGCAGTCAAACGGTGTCAGTCACAACATCACCTTCGAGAGCCCGCCTCCTCCCATCGAGTGGCACATCTGCAGAGCCGGACATGTGGAATCATTTGACCTCATGACCCTTCATCCTATTGAGATCGCCCGCCAGCTGACTCTGCTTGAATCAGAGCTCTACAG agcTGTCCGGCCATCCGAGCTAGTCGGCAGCGTCTGGACCAAAGAGGACAAAGAGAAGAACTCGCCTAACTTGCTCCGCATGATCCGCCACACCACCAACCTCACACTGTGGTTCGAGAA GTGTATTGTTGAGACGATGAACCTGGAAGAGAGGGTGGCCGTGATGTCTCGGGTCATAGAGATTCTGCAGGTTTTCCAGGAGCTCAACAACTTTAACGGAGTGCTGGAGGTTGTCAGTGCCATCAACTCTGTCCCGGTGTACAGGCTCGACCATACCTTTGAG GCAATaccagagaggaaaaggaaaatccTGGAAGACGCTGTGGAGCTGAGCCAGGACCATTTTAAGAAATACTTGGCTAAACTCAAGTCAATAAACCCACCCTGTGTGCCTTTCTTTG GTATCTATTTAACAAACATCCTGAAGACAGAGGAAGGGAACCCAGACTTCCTCAAACGTTACGGCAAGGAGCTGATCAACTTCAGCAAAAGGAGGAAAGTGGCTGAAATCACCGGAGAGATCCAGCAGTATCAGAACCAGCCGTACTGTCTGAAGGTGGAGCATGAAATCAGG agGTTCTTCGAGAACCTGAACCCAATGGGCAACAGGAGTGAGAAGGAGTTTGCTGACTACCTGTTCAAAATGTCTCTGGATATTGAGCCACGGCACTGCAGGCAGCCTCCCCGATTT CCCAGGAAGACCATGTACTCTCTGAAGTCCCCGGGGATCCGGCCTGTGCGAACGTCTACCTCTGGCACCCTGAAGGGCCACCCAGTCCCCCTGGAGAGGGAGCCCCCACACAAGATCACCTTCCGGAGTATCGCTGAGACGGAGACGGAGACGTCCGCGTCGTCATCAGTGCCCACCTCTCCGAACACGCCAACCCCTCCGCAGTCAGCCTCCTCCGACCTCAGCTCAGTCTTCATGGACCACGACCTCAGCAGCTCGTATGGCG GTAGCAACTCCATATTTGCTCCAGTTCTTCTTCCACCTTCAA AGTTCCAGTCTGTGTCTTGCGGCAGCCTCCACCACCTCGGGGAGGAGCAGCTGAAGCCGCCTCCTCTGCCACCACGAAGGAAAGATGCGATGTCTGAAGCCAAA ctGAGCTCCAGGTCCGACAGCCCCCCTGCCATCCCTCCCCGGCTGCCCCCTCCTCTGCCCAGGAACCAGCCTCGACCGCTGATCTACAACGGCCCACCGAGCGACGGCCCCCTGCCCAGCCCTCCACCACCGCCTCCCCGCGACCCTCTGCCCGACACGCCTCCCCCGGTGCCCCAGCGGCCTCCGGAGATCTTCATCAACTACCCCCTCAACCTGCAGCCTTCCCCCGTGGGCCGATACCACTGGGACTTCAGCAGCTCGCCCAGCTCCCCCAACACCCCGCCCAGCACGCCGTCGCCTCGCGTCCCCAGGCGGAGCTGCCCGCTCAGCGCCAGCCAGAACAGCCTCTGCCCTCTCCCCATCACCGCTCCACCTGTGCCCCCACGCCACAACTCCAGCCCGCAACTCCCTAAACTCCCACCAAAGACGTACAAAAGGGAGCTGCCACCGCCGCTACAAGGCCTCTCATTGGTGGAGAACACCGACAGCAGCCAGTGA